In the genome of Candidatus Neomarinimicrobiota bacterium, the window TATATGCTCGAAGACTGCAGGTGCAGGAACGCTTGACGCGTCAGATTGTCGATGCAATTCAAGGCGTGTTGAATCCCGACGGCGTTGCCGTTGTGATTGAGGCGGAGCATCTTTGCATGCAGATGAGAGGTGTTGAGAAGAAGGCCTCATTTATGGTGACCTCGGCAGTGAGCGGCGTGTTCCGAAAGGACAGGAAAACACGTGAGGAATTCATGTCGATACTTTCCAAGGTGAGGAGCTGATGGGACTTCTGGGGGCTCACGTGAGTGTTGCGGGAGGTGTTTTCAAGGCCCCCGCCCGGGGAACGGATATATCTGCCGACTCGATTCAGATCTTTACGGCCAATCAAAATCAATGGTTTCCGAAGCAGCCTTCCGAGGATGACGCCTCCCGCTTTCGCCACCACATGCACCACGATCGTCCCGATGTATGTGTCTCACATGCCTCGTTCCTTCTGAATCTGGGCTCGCCAGAGGAGGAGAAACTCGCTATGTCGCGAAACGCCTTTATGACTGAAATCGACCGGTGCGATGCGTGTGAGATTCCCTACGTCATTTTTCATCCGGGGGCCCACAAGAAAACGGGCGAGGAAAAATGCCTCACTCGAATCGCGGAGAGTATCAATGTGTGCCTGGACAAGCGTCCCGGATCAAAGGTCACCATTCTGATAGAGAACACGGCCGGTCAGGGGTCGGCAGTAGGCTATACCTTTGAACACCTGATTTCCATTATGGATCAGGTGAAACATCGTGACCGGGTAGGCGTCTGCTTCGATACGCAGCACGCCTTTGCCGCCGGCTATGATATTCGGACGGAGAAAGGGTGGAACGAGACCTTTGATCATTTCGATAGAACGGTCGGACTGGAACGGCTCAAAGCATTTCACATCAACGATTCGAAAAAAGAACTGGGCCAGAGGGTTGATCGGCATGAGAATCTTGGGAAAGGGTTTCTCACCCGGAAAACCTTCTGGTGTCTGGTCAACGATGACCGGTTTGAACACCTCCCCATGATTCTGGAGACTCCTGCCGACGATCCTACTGTTTACGCCGGGGAATTGGACTGGCTTCGACGACTCGTTGGAACCAGGAGACCGGATTGAGAGAG includes:
- the nfo gene encoding deoxyribonuclease IV — protein: MGLLGAHVSVAGGVFKAPARGTDISADSIQIFTANQNQWFPKQPSEDDASRFRHHMHHDRPDVCVSHASFLLNLGSPEEEKLAMSRNAFMTEIDRCDACEIPYVIFHPGAHKKTGEEKCLTRIAESINVCLDKRPGSKVTILIENTAGQGSAVGYTFEHLISIMDQVKHRDRVGVCFDTQHAFAAGYDIRTEKGWNETFDHFDRTVGLERLKAFHINDSKKELGQRVDRHENLGKGFLTRKTFWCLVNDDRFEHLPMILETPADDPTVYAGELDWLRRLVGTRRPD